GTAGGGTGAGGGATGGGAATTTGGAAAGCAGGTGGTCGCTGTAGAGCGAGACGACATCTTCCAGTGTCTCCGATGCTCACGTGGCCTTGTACGCCCAGCAGATGGAGGACGGGTCGGCCCCGTGGCGGAAGAAGCTCGGCCTCTGAGCACGCCTCACGGGGACGTTCCAGCGCCTACGGCACCATCCCCTCCAGGGCACTCTGCATGATCGCATCATGCCCGTAGTCAGGAAGGTGGATCCTGTCCGCAGGCGGCGATAGCAGCTTGCCCGCAAGCCTGCTCAAGCCGGGTTTTGTCGCGAGGCTGAGCGCGGCCTGCTGAAGCGCGATACCGGTGCGAGTCTGCGGCTGGGCAATGCGCGGGCCGAGCTTGGGCACGTCCTGCGCCTGCTCCACGTAGGGCCGCATGATCCGCTCGTAGGCGGCGAAGGCTTCGGCATGATCCTCGTGTCGGCCAAGCTCGCCGGCGAGCACATAGGCACCGACAAGGGCCAAGCTGGTCCCCATGCCGCTAATGGGGGAGGCGCACCAGGCGGCATCGCCGGTCAGGACGACGCGGCCGATGGACCACCGATCCATCTTCACCTGGCCAATCGCCTCGAAGTAGAAGTCCCTCGCATCGTCGA
The DNA window shown above is from Hyalangium minutum and carries:
- a CDS encoding FAD-dependent monooxygenase; translation: DDARDFYFEAIGQVKMDRWSIGRVVLTGDAAWCASPISGMGTSLALVGAYVLAGELGRHEDHAEAFAAYERIMRPYVEQAQDVPKLGPRIAQPQTRTGIALQQAALSLATKPGLSRLAGKLLSPPADRIHLPDYGHDAIMQSALEGMVP